A genome region from Pseudorca crassidens isolate mPseCra1 chromosome 20, mPseCra1.hap1, whole genome shotgun sequence includes the following:
- the FLT3LG gene encoding fms-related tyrosine kinase 3 ligand isoform X12, with translation MIVLAPAWSPTTSLLLLLLLLSPRLRGAPDCSFPHSPISSTFTSTIGKLSDYLLQDYPVTVASNLQDDELCGAFWRLVLAQRWMGRLKTVAGSQMGKLLEAVNTEIHFVTSCAFQPLPSCLRFVQANISHLLQDTSQQLVALKPWITRRNFSRCLELQCQPGKDLISK, from the exons ATGATAGTGCTGGCGCCAGCCTGGAGCCCAACT ACCtcgctgctgctgctactgctgctgctcaGCCCCCGCCTCCGCGGGGCCCCGgactgctccttcccccacaGCCCCATCTCCTCCACCTTCACCAGCACCATCGGCAAGCTG TCTGACTACCTGCTTCAAGATTACCCAGTCACTGTTGCCTCCAACCTGCAGGAC GACGAGCTCTGTGGGGCTTTCTGGCGTCTGGTCCTGGCCCAGCGCTGGATGGGACGGCTCAAGACTGTGGCTGGgtcccagatggggaaactgcTGGAGGCTGTCAACACCGAGATACACTTCGTCACCTCATGTGCCTTCCAG cccctccccagctgtCTTCGCTTCGTCCAGGCCAACATCTCCCACCTCCTGCAGGACACTTCCCAGCAGCTGGTGGCCTTGAAGCCCTGGATCACGCGGCGGAATTTCTCCAGGTGCCTGGAGCTGCAGTGTCAGCCGGGTAAAG ACCTGATCTCCAAATAA